The following are from one region of the Methanospirillum hungatei genome:
- a CDS encoding 4Fe-4S dicluster domain-containing protein has protein sequence MKTVFVRQERCVGCRHCEVACAIEHSKGKGLLSTIQEETKSYPRIFVEVIDNYLKFPNRCRHCDPAPCMQVCPTGSLYRDEQTGSVLIDYLKCIGCAVCAMACPFGIIQFQKIQKYEMNREVNAKCDNCIGRLEEGRIPACAEACKTSALEFGEANDLIRIARTDFTSRMITSRGSETEVPVIPENIRAFQKVMEKLASLS, from the coding sequence ATGAAAACCGTCTTTGTCAGGCAGGAGCGATGTGTCGGATGCAGGCATTGTGAGGTTGCCTGCGCCATAGAACACTCGAAGGGTAAGGGTTTACTCTCGACGATCCAGGAGGAAACAAAATCGTACCCACGCATCTTTGTTGAGGTCATTGACAATTACTTAAAATTCCCGAACCGTTGCAGACATTGTGATCCTGCTCCCTGTATGCAGGTCTGTCCAACCGGATCACTGTATCGGGATGAACAAACCGGCTCTGTTCTCATTGATTATCTAAAATGTATTGGATGTGCGGTCTGTGCAATGGCATGTCCCTTCGGTATTATTCAGTTTCAGAAGATCCAGAAATATGAAATGAACCGTGAAGTTAATGCAAAATGCGACAATTGTATCGGAAGACTTGAGGAAGGAAGGATTCCAGCATGTGCTGAAGCGTGTAAAACATCTGCATTAGAATTTGGAGAGGCAAATGATCTTATCCGGATTGCGAGGACGGATTTTACCAGTCGGATGATTACATCACGGGGATCAGAGACCGAAGTTCCCGTCATTCCAGAGAACATCAGGGCATTTCAGAAAGTAATGGAGAAACTTGCATCGTTATCATAA
- a CDS encoding alkyl/aryl-sulfatase: MNDTPAWDNNEEDFDFATRGFIATDDPLTIPSVYPGYTSWDMEAYKFLNNETRPETINPLLYRQSQLNNINGLFEVTDGIYQVRGYDVTSMSLIKGETGWIVIDPMTSVETAKAAMELVNKTLGDFPVKAVVYSHPHADHYQGVKGVVTEDEVDTGDVQIIAPEHFMEHALSENVYAGNAMQRRATYQYGIQLPKDAKGNVDIGLGKSPSVGVASLIAPTIDITHTGQKVSIDGIDMEFHLTANTEAPVELDIWFPQKKALLMAEDCTATLHNVLTLRGAQVRDPLAWANALDEARQLYGDQAEVVFCSHHWPRFGNDKVIELLENQRDLYKYINDQTLNLINKGYTMDEIASMIEPPESLREFWYTYGFYGQIYMGVKATYQKYLGFYDGNPINLKRLPPEEFATYMTEYMGGADSTMNRLQEHYDAGEYELVASIAHYLVFADPTNMAAREMEAAALEQLGYQTESGTARNAYLSAAQDLRREEPVNEMSGISEDIMKAMSLSQLLDYISVRVNKEKVTGEDYQMNLFLSDSGDKALIQVKNDVIVYWVDVISSEADVTVTMARKTLENIALNPTVTLEDVTVTGDSGLFDRFVGMLDVFDPGFNIVLP, translated from the coding sequence ATGAATGATACACCTGCCTGGGATAACAATGAAGAAGATTTTGATTTTGCAACCAGAGGATTTATTGCGACGGATGATCCGCTGACCATTCCTTCAGTATATCCAGGATATACTTCGTGGGACATGGAGGCGTACAAATTCCTAAATAACGAAACTCGTCCGGAAACGATAAACCCGCTTTTATACAGACAGTCCCAGTTAAATAACATCAATGGTCTGTTTGAAGTCACCGATGGGATCTATCAGGTACGGGGATATGATGTCACCAGTATGAGTCTCATCAAAGGAGAAACCGGTTGGATTGTCATTGATCCGATGACTTCTGTAGAAACAGCAAAAGCTGCAATGGAACTGGTAAATAAAACACTCGGAGATTTTCCTGTCAAAGCAGTCGTTTATTCTCACCCCCATGCTGACCATTACCAGGGAGTAAAAGGAGTTGTCACTGAAGATGAAGTTGATACTGGGGATGTTCAGATCATCGCTCCGGAGCATTTCATGGAACATGCTCTCAGTGAAAATGTATATGCAGGAAATGCAATGCAACGGAGAGCAACGTACCAGTATGGTATCCAGCTTCCAAAAGATGCAAAAGGGAATGTTGACATAGGCCTTGGAAAAAGCCCATCGGTTGGGGTGGCCTCACTCATAGCCCCGACCATTGATATCACCCATACCGGACAGAAGGTATCTATTGATGGCATAGACATGGAATTTCATCTGACTGCAAATACTGAAGCCCCGGTTGAACTTGATATATGGTTCCCACAGAAAAAAGCTCTCCTGATGGCAGAGGACTGCACGGCCACGCTTCATAACGTGCTCACCCTCCGAGGTGCACAAGTCAGGGATCCTCTTGCCTGGGCAAATGCCCTGGATGAAGCGAGACAATTATACGGAGATCAGGCAGAGGTTGTCTTCTGTTCCCATCACTGGCCAAGGTTTGGAAATGATAAAGTGATCGAACTTCTGGAAAACCAGAGAGATTTGTACAAATATATCAATGATCAAACCCTGAATCTCATCAACAAAGGGTATACTATGGATGAGATCGCGAGTATGATTGAACCACCGGAATCTCTCAGGGAATTCTGGTATACATACGGATTTTATGGCCAGATCTACATGGGAGTCAAAGCAACCTACCAGAAATATCTGGGATTTTATGATGGGAATCCAATTAACTTAAAACGCCTTCCACCAGAAGAATTTGCCACTTATATGACCGAATACATGGGAGGGGCCGATTCAACCATGAACCGTCTTCAGGAGCATTATGATGCCGGGGAATATGAACTGGTCGCCTCTATTGCACATTATCTTGTCTTTGCTGATCCGACAAACATGGCTGCACGGGAGATGGAAGCAGCTGCTCTTGAACAACTTGGATATCAGACAGAATCAGGAACTGCACGAAATGCATACCTCTCAGCGGCCCAGGATCTCAGGCGGGAAGAACCAGTCAATGAAATGAGCGGGATTTCCGAAGATATTATGAAAGCCATGTCTCTGAGTCAGTTACTTGATTACATCTCTGTACGGGTAAATAAGGAAAAGGTCACCGGAGAAGATTACCAGATGAATTTGTTCCTCTCGGATTCTGGTGACAAAGCTTTGATACAGGTCAAAAATGATGTGATAGTCTATTGGGTTGATGTAATCTCATCCGAAGCAGATGTGACCGTTACCATGGCAAGAAAGACCCTTGAAAATATTGCCCTCAATCCAACAGTTACACTGGAAGATGTTACTGTAACTGGAGATTCAGGATTATTTGACCGATTTGTCGGTATGCTTGATGTATTTGATCCAGGATTTAATATTGTTCTACCATAA
- a CDS encoding complex I 24 kDa subunit family protein, translating to MDEKTLDGIIDKYPYPSGRTLGILREIQIHERHIPMDTLKQVSEKLQVPLSELFALVTFYSFFSLKPVGEHLITVCMGTPCHVKGAEIILKTIEEHLGLSGDTQDGKYLQTTPDNKFTVEIARCFGACSMAPVLHVDGDLHGYVTPERIPDILEMYGWTR from the coding sequence ATGGATGAAAAGACGCTTGACGGAATTATTGACAAATATCCCTATCCTTCTGGCAGAACTTTGGGAATTTTGCGGGAAATTCAGATACATGAACGACATATCCCCATGGATACCCTGAAGCAGGTCTCAGAAAAATTACAGGTTCCTCTTTCTGAACTCTTTGCTCTTGTTACTTTTTACTCATTTTTCAGTCTGAAACCAGTTGGAGAGCACCTGATTACCGTCTGTATGGGGACCCCCTGCCATGTAAAAGGAGCAGAGATAATTTTAAAGACCATTGAAGAACATCTCGGGTTGTCAGGAGATACACAAGATGGCAAATATCTTCAGACGACACCGGATAACAAATTCACGGTTGAGATTGCACGGTGTTTTGGAGCATGCAGTATGGCTCCCGTGCTCCATGTTGACGGAGACCTGCATGGATACGTAACTCCTGAAAGAATACCTGATATATTAGAGATGTACGGGTGGACGCGATGA
- the cooS gene encoding anaerobic carbon-monoxide dehydrogenase catalytic subunit: protein MTDQEIRAEAERRASDRTDQEIIRKTLDEGVQTVWDRFALQQPQCGFGQLGVCCNNCAMGPCRIDPFGGKTSLGVCGANVDTIVARNLLDDLSVGAAAHSDHGREVVQVLLETAEGHGQGYQIKDVEKLHRLATEYGIQTDGRATNDIAKDLALGILEEYGTIKNRIQLAERAPEQTKEIWRKTGIMPRSIDREIVEAMHRIHMGVDADYVNLLLHAMRTSLSDGWGGSMAATECSDILFGTPTPLTSITNLATLSREKVNIVLHGHNPLLSQMIVNVAEDPDLKRMAEEKGAKGINLVGMCCTGNELLMRSGIPLAGSFFDQELAIATGAVEAMVVDYQCIYHSIPLTAGCYHTKVFTTSTKGKISGTIYKEFKPENARDTAHEIIKLAIENFPNRNPDRVRIPERPMKVMAGFSEETIRKALGGTYKPLIDAIVAGTIRGCVGIVGCNNPRIKQDYGHITLAKELIKRNILVVETGCSAIACGKAGLLVPEAADLAGEGLASVCRLLGIPPVLHMGSCVDCSRILVLAANIAKELGVGIGDLPIGGAAPEWYSQKAISIGTYFVSSGVYTVLGIPPKIFGSSNVLNLLADGVKGITNSAFAVEPDPLKTADLLEAEINRKRKALNI, encoded by the coding sequence ATGACAGATCAAGAGATAAGAGCAGAAGCAGAGAGAAGAGCATCTGACCGAACTGACCAGGAGATAATCAGGAAAACACTGGATGAAGGAGTACAGACCGTCTGGGATAGGTTTGCCTTGCAACAGCCCCAGTGCGGATTCGGTCAACTTGGAGTTTGCTGTAATAATTGTGCTATGGGCCCTTGTAGAATCGATCCTTTCGGAGGAAAGACTTCCCTTGGCGTATGCGGTGCAAATGTGGATACCATTGTTGCCAGAAATCTTCTCGATGATTTGAGTGTGGGGGCTGCTGCCCATTCAGATCATGGGCGGGAGGTTGTCCAGGTTCTGCTTGAAACTGCTGAAGGTCATGGGCAAGGATACCAAATCAAGGATGTAGAAAAGCTTCACCGGCTCGCAACCGAATACGGAATTCAGACAGATGGGCGGGCTACAAATGATATTGCAAAAGATCTTGCTCTAGGTATCCTTGAAGAATATGGCACCATTAAAAACAGGATCCAGTTAGCGGAACGGGCCCCTGAACAGACGAAAGAGATCTGGAGAAAAACCGGAATCATGCCCAGAAGCATTGATCGTGAAATCGTAGAGGCAATGCACCGGATTCACATGGGGGTTGATGCAGATTATGTAAATCTGCTCCTGCATGCGATGAGAACTTCACTCTCTGACGGGTGGGGAGGTTCTATGGCTGCCACGGAATGTTCTGACATCTTGTTTGGCACTCCGACTCCGCTCACATCCATCACGAACCTTGCAACACTCAGCAGGGAAAAAGTCAACATTGTCCTTCACGGCCATAATCCACTTCTCTCTCAGATGATAGTCAATGTCGCCGAAGATCCTGATCTGAAACGAATGGCTGAGGAAAAGGGAGCAAAAGGTATCAATCTTGTTGGTATGTGCTGTACCGGGAATGAACTCCTCATGAGAAGTGGCATCCCCCTGGCTGGTTCATTTTTTGACCAGGAACTTGCTATTGCAACCGGAGCGGTCGAGGCAATGGTTGTTGATTATCAATGTATATATCACTCCATTCCACTAACTGCCGGTTGTTATCATACGAAGGTTTTTACGACTAGTACCAAGGGGAAGATTTCAGGAACAATTTATAAAGAGTTCAAACCAGAAAATGCCCGGGATACCGCTCATGAGATAATTAAACTGGCTATTGAGAACTTCCCGAACAGAAATCCGGACCGGGTCAGAATTCCTGAACGACCCATGAAGGTCATGGCAGGATTCTCAGAAGAGACTATCAGAAAAGCTCTTGGTGGAACATACAAACCCCTTATCGATGCCATCGTTGCCGGAACAATCAGAGGGTGTGTCGGAATTGTCGGATGCAATAATCCCAGGATTAAGCAGGATTATGGACATATAACTCTTGCAAAAGAACTCATTAAACGCAATATCCTGGTTGTCGAGACTGGATGCTCTGCAATAGCCTGTGGGAAAGCCGGTCTTTTAGTTCCTGAAGCCGCAGATCTTGCCGGAGAAGGACTTGCTTCAGTCTGCAGATTGCTTGGTATTCCGCCAGTCCTCCATATGGGATCCTGTGTTGACTGCTCGAGAATTCTCGTATTAGCAGCAAACATCGCCAAAGAACTCGGTGTAGGTATCGGGGATCTCCCAATCGGTGGAGCCGCTCCTGAATGGTACTCCCAGAAAGCCATCTCCATCGGTACCTACTTTGTCTCATCCGGTGTCTACACAGTCCTCGGTATCCCACCGAAAATCTTTGGCAGCAGTAATGTTCTGAATCTACTCGCCGACGGTGTGAAGGGAATTACAAATTCTGCCTTTGCAGTTGAGCCGGATCCCCTGAAAACCGCCGATCTCCTTGAAGCAGAGATCAACCGGAAGAGAAAAGCACTGAACATCTAA
- a CDS encoding HdeD family acid-resistance protein yields the protein MDDEVPTNEEIDAVVRSMPWWLVLVWGLLAIIIGLMFITTPLITTYYLVLFMGVYWFVGGIFTLVSLFSDKSNIGWKIFLSVISMLAGIAIMAQPLFGSIIVLTMLVFFIGFWGILIGGTKLYEAYRSKDAGAGILGVLSIIFGIILLVFPWGAALALPLIAGAFALLAGICSVVVAFQVKKAQA from the coding sequence ATGGATGATGAAGTACCAACAAACGAAGAAATTGACGCGGTTGTCCGAAGTATGCCCTGGTGGCTGGTCCTTGTATGGGGACTTCTCGCGATCATTATCGGACTGATGTTTATAACAACTCCGCTGATTACAACGTATTATCTGGTTTTGTTTATGGGAGTATACTGGTTTGTCGGTGGAATATTCACCCTTGTTAGTTTGTTCAGTGACAAATCCAACATAGGATGGAAGATATTCCTTTCAGTAATCAGTATGCTTGCCGGAATCGCAATTATGGCACAACCTTTATTTGGTTCAATTATTGTGTTGACAATGCTGGTATTTTTCATTGGATTCTGGGGTATCTTAATTGGTGGAACAAAACTCTACGAAGCATATAGATCGAAGGACGCTGGAGCTGGAATTCTTGGTGTTTTAAGTATTATCTTTGGTATCATTCTGCTGGTTTTCCCTTGGGGAGCAGCATTAGCCCTGCCATTGATTGCCGGAGCGTTCGCTCTACTGGCAGGTATTTGTTCAGTTGTAGTTGCTTTCCAGGTAAAAAAAGCCCAGGCTTGA
- a CDS encoding NuoF family protein, with translation MRIQTPEDLDSVRKNGLKKIQPGRPRIGIGTSSCGIAVGGIALYDRINEIVQNENHDISLVKTGCIGFCKEEPIVSVSIPGKALVLLRKVHQEDAEKVISLALQGDVPSDRVLCKISDWDHITGNLVYGNGFDSIPEYEEIPFFAHQKKVILRDSGLINPEDIDEYIGIGGYFASFKALTSMEPDAIIDEVKRSGLRGRGGAGFPAGLKWEITKKAPGEEKYIVCNADEGDPGAYMNRNEMESDPHMLLEGMLIGAFAMGVHEGLIYIRAEYPLAIERLMLALEQARLYGLLGKNIFNTGFDFDIRIATGAGAFVCGESTALAASIEGKTGRPRLRPPRLTEKGVFGKPTDLNNVETWCNVPVIIAKGASWYSSIGAKGNTGTKVFSLVGKVDNVGMVEVPLGTSLHSIIYDIGNGGALGREVKAVQTGGPSGGCIPVRLFDTPVDFENLNKVGTMMGSGGLVVMDEDTNMVDIARYFINFASGESCGKCVPCREGLKHMLLILNRIVAGKGTHEDINLLKELSETVQKTSLCGLGQTAPNPVLTTMQYFLEEYDDLISPEA, from the coding sequence ATGAGGATTCAAACACCCGAAGATCTTGACTCAGTTCGAAAAAATGGGCTGAAAAAAATCCAGCCAGGAAGACCCAGGATCGGGATTGGAACATCATCATGCGGGATAGCTGTCGGAGGCATAGCTCTGTATGACAGGATCAATGAGATAGTTCAAAATGAAAACCACGACATCTCACTTGTGAAGACCGGATGTATCGGGTTTTGCAAAGAGGAACCAATTGTATCGGTCAGCATCCCGGGTAAAGCCCTTGTTTTACTTCGAAAGGTGCACCAGGAAGATGCAGAGAAGGTTATATCCCTCGCTCTTCAAGGTGATGTTCCCTCTGATCGGGTGCTCTGTAAAATTTCCGACTGGGACCATATCACAGGCAACCTTGTGTATGGGAACGGATTCGATAGTATTCCTGAATATGAAGAGATACCATTTTTCGCCCATCAGAAAAAAGTAATCCTTCGGGACAGCGGCCTTATTAATCCAGAAGACATTGACGAGTACATTGGCATTGGTGGATACTTTGCATCATTTAAGGCACTTACGAGCATGGAACCTGATGCTATCATCGATGAGGTGAAGCGATCAGGTCTTCGGGGACGGGGAGGTGCCGGATTTCCTGCTGGCCTGAAATGGGAGATCACGAAAAAAGCACCCGGCGAAGAGAAATATATCGTCTGTAATGCCGATGAAGGAGACCCTGGTGCGTACATGAACCGGAACGAGATGGAAAGTGATCCCCATATGCTTCTTGAGGGGATGCTCATCGGGGCATTTGCCATGGGAGTTCATGAGGGGCTGATTTACATCAGGGCCGAGTATCCACTCGCTATCGAACGTCTCATGCTTGCCCTGGAACAGGCACGGTTATATGGATTGCTCGGGAAAAATATCTTTAATACTGGATTTGATTTTGATATCCGGATAGCAACCGGTGCAGGAGCATTTGTTTGTGGAGAATCAACCGCACTTGCAGCATCCATCGAAGGAAAAACCGGCAGACCACGTCTCAGGCCCCCACGACTAACCGAAAAAGGAGTCTTTGGAAAGCCAACTGATCTGAATAATGTTGAAACCTGGTGTAATGTCCCGGTTATCATTGCCAAAGGAGCTTCCTGGTATTCATCAATTGGTGCAAAGGGAAACACCGGTACCAAGGTCTTTTCACTGGTTGGAAAGGTTGATAATGTCGGAATGGTCGAAGTGCCTCTGGGAACATCCCTGCATTCGATCATCTATGATATCGGAAATGGTGGAGCACTGGGAAGAGAGGTGAAGGCAGTCCAGACCGGGGGTCCGTCAGGAGGGTGTATCCCGGTCAGACTCTTTGATACTCCGGTTGATTTTGAAAACCTGAATAAAGTTGGTACCATGATGGGATCAGGAGGGCTTGTGGTGATGGATGAGGATACCAACATGGTTGACATTGCCCGGTATTTCATTAATTTTGCATCAGGCGAATCATGCGGAAAATGTGTCCCCTGCCGGGAAGGTCTCAAACATATGCTCCTTATTCTGAACCGGATTGTCGCTGGGAAGGGCACTCATGAGGATATCAACCTGCTCAAAGAATTGTCAGAAACGGTTCAGAAGACATCCTTGTGTGGCCTTGGGCAGACTGCACCGAATCCGGTTCTGACCACGATGCAGTATTTTCTCGAGGAATATGATGACCTCATCTCACCGGAGGCCTGA
- a CDS encoding 2Fe-2S iron-sulfur cluster-binding protein yields MSLFGSMNRMVTITINKNQYLAEEGEIFLLTAMRLNIDIPHLCYEKALEPYGACRLCMVDVVTCGKTTMTPACTIKVHNGLEILTDTPEIIKHRSLLFELYLAEAPKSEVVREMAAKYGVTKTRFLKKIVHDDPLLGKCILCGLCVRVCNEIMGTCAINFINRGPYTVINTPFFEQNPDCAGCAACAQVCPTNAIVFDDRGSNRIMQSWSHTTVPLATCSSCRKSFAPEKLMQKVLNNLEPEIIEEIRTLCPECRRKLITRKEVGKIPKS; encoded by the coding sequence ATGTCACTATTCGGCTCCATGAACCGGATGGTTACCATCACCATCAACAAAAATCAATACCTGGCTGAGGAGGGAGAAATATTCCTATTAACCGCTATGAGGCTGAATATTGACATTCCTCATCTCTGCTATGAAAAAGCCCTTGAACCGTATGGAGCCTGCCGTCTTTGCATGGTTGATGTGGTCACCTGTGGAAAGACAACGATGACTCCTGCTTGTACCATCAAAGTCCACAATGGTCTTGAAATCCTGACCGATACCCCGGAGATCATAAAACACCGAAGCCTGCTCTTTGAACTCTACCTGGCTGAAGCACCAAAATCAGAAGTAGTCCGTGAGATGGCTGCAAAATACGGAGTCACAAAGACCAGGTTTCTTAAGAAGATCGTTCATGATGACCCGCTTCTTGGAAAATGTATTCTCTGCGGATTATGTGTCAGGGTATGTAATGAGATCATGGGTACATGTGCAATCAATTTCATCAACCGGGGGCCATATACTGTTATCAATACACCTTTTTTTGAACAGAATCCAGACTGTGCAGGATGTGCTGCCTGTGCCCAGGTTTGTCCGACGAATGCTATCGTATTTGATGATCGGGGTTCGAACCGGATCATGCAATCATGGTCCCATACAACAGTTCCTCTTGCAACATGCTCATCATGTAGGAAGTCATTTGCTCCGGAGAAACTTATGCAAAAGGTGCTGAACAACCTTGAACCTGAAATCATCGAAGAGATCAGAACCCTGTGCCCTGAATGCAGGAGAAAATTAATCACCCGAAAAGAGGTAGGGAAAATCCCAAAATCCTGA